TCCATGAAGCATTAGGAGCTACTTTATCTAATTTTTCAGGATCTATTTCAACCATACATCCTCCAACAATGATTTTTTTATCTGGGAATTCCTTTTGAAGCTTTTGAATTCTATAAGTGACCTTGTTTTCAGTAGGTAATTTAACATAACAGGTATTTACAATAATAACATCTGCCTCTTCCATGGAATCCACAATATCCATGTTGTTTTCCTGAAGATTACCTGCAATAATCTGTCCATCAGCTTTATTAAATGTACAACCGTAAGATTCAATATATACTTTCATTTTATTCTACTCTAGAAGGTTTTTTAGTTTTCTTAAATATATTTTTAGTTAAATCATAATCAAAATTATTAAATCTAACTGGTTTTGAATAAACTCTTTTAATAACATGAGCTTTTGCAAATCCAGAAGTTAATTTTCTATCCCTAGTTTTAATAACATGAACTTTAACAATGTGTTTGTCTATTTTGACTACATCACCAGGAGCGATTTCAAAATCCCTATCCAAATCTAATTTATAGGAATCGACTTCACCATGCAAATCAACTGAAAAACCAATACGTGCAGGAATTTCCGTGGATGTAGCCCATATAGTATTGATATTTTCAATTTTTGATTTGTTTACTCTTTTATCTCCAACTTCAATACTAGTTACTTCAACTTGACCTAAATCAGAAAGCAACACATCACCACTTTTCAATTCATCACTTGGAGATAAATCAATTGTAGTATTGTGAGATTTGTCGTGTTCAGAAATAATTAATCTGTAAGGTTTAGGTTTTTTTGCAGAAAAGACATCTCTAAAGACATGATTACAATCTTCACATCTTAATAAGTACTCTTCCATGATTTTTGTTTTAGATGATTTCTGTTTTGCATTTAAAATTTCAACATTATCAGAACCACAAATCGGACATTCCATTTTTTATGCCTCCTTAATCAGTTTCATTAAGATAATGGTTAACTAATCCACCATCTTCCAATATACTTAACATGAACTCTTTAAACGGTTCAAAAGTTTCACTATCACCAGTGGTCTCATTAACTAATGTACCTTCTGATAAATCAATGCTAATTATGTCTCCGTCTTTAGCTTCAATATCACTAACAATAACCGGCAATCCAATATTGATTGCATTCCTATAGAAAATTCTTGCAAATGATTTTGCAACAATTGCACTAACACCAGCAGTTTTAATAGCTACAGGTGCCTGTTCTCTTGAGGATCCGCAACCAAAGTTTTCATCAGCAACAATAATATCTCCTTTTTGAACATTAGCTGTGAAATCTGGCCTTTCTCCTTCCAATACATGATCTGCTAAATCTTGAGGATTAAATGTTCTTAAATATCTTCCAGGGATGATAACATCAGTATCAATATTTTCCCCAAAAGTCCATGTTTTTCCTTTAATAATATCCATAAATATCACAATAAAAATAAATTAAAAAAATAAGTATCTGGGATTTACCCAAATACAAAATAAGTTAAGGCTATTTAAAAAATTAAATTATTCTTTTTTTTGTTTCAAAGGTTTTGCAAACTTCTGTTCAACATCTTGACGATACATTGAATTCATAGTACAGAATGGAATGATTCTACCGTCAGGAGTTGCATAATGGATAACACATTTTTTAACTCTATCTTCATCAAAGTTAAATGGATCCATAAAATGCATACATGAAATAAGCATTGCATCTTTAGAAAAGTCACCTAATGCACTGTAAGACCTTCTAGTAAACACATCTACAAAAATCTTTTTAATATCTAAGTAATCAGGAGTTTTGCTTGGATGAATTAATTTTGGAAGGTTTTTAGTCATACTTGCAATAACTTTTTGACGAGCACCAAATTTACCTTCAATGAGTTTATCTGCATATTCATCTAATTTTTTAAATAACTCTTCAACATCAATAAAGTTTGTAATCGGAATTAAATTATCTCTTCCAGGTCCTTCAGTTTTTTCTCTGAATACATAAGTACCTACACCACAGTGTTGGTGACAGTTTAAGTTAACTGAAGGTTTGTCTTCACCATCAAGAGCTGAAATGAATCTTGCGATTGGTTCAACAGCAGATGGTGGATAGAAATCATTTGTTTTAACTTGACCTTTAGTTTGTTCTTCAATAATGTTAACAAAATCAGGAATAGTAATTCTTTGAGCTTCAACTTGATCAGCAGGAGTTCTTCCAGAGAATGAAACTGGTTGGAAATTAACTCCATAAATAATATCGTTATTGTCAAATGCAAACTTAATAATATCTCCGATTTGGTGGTCGTTAATACCTTTGATTAAAGTAGGTACAAGAACAATACCTAAACCTGCTTTTCTACAGTTTTCAATAGCTTCTAATTTAAATGGAAGTAAGTCTTTGCCTCTATTGTTAATATAAGGTTCAGGAGTTACACCATCAAAAGCAAGGTAAACTGTGTTTAATCCAGCTGCTTTCAAATCTTTTGCCAAGTTTTCCCTTTTAGCTAATCTAATACCATTAGTAGCTATTTGAACGTGAGTGAAACCTTCCTCTTTTGCCATTGCAACAAGTTCAACAATGTCTTTTCTTACAGTAGGTTCCCCACCAGCATATTGAATAGCAGGGGTTGGATTAGGTTTTAAGTTTCTCAAGTTTTTAAGCATTTGTCTAATTTCATCCTGAGTAGGCTCAAATAAGTATCCTGCAACAGCAGCATTAGCAAAACAAACAGGACATCTTAAGTTACACCTATTAGTTACATCAATTAATCCCAATACAGTGGAAGATTCATGTTTAGAGCATAATCCACAATTACTTGGACAACTTGCAGTATCTTCAACGCAAGGATTTTCAACAGAGGATACAGCTGCAACATAGTTATCAGCTCTATGATACAACTCATCATTACCCCAATAAGTGTTAATAAACTCACCATGTTCATCGCAAGTCTTTTTAATGAATACTTTACCATCTTCTTCATAAACTTCCGCATCTAATGGTTTATTACAAACTGGGCATAAACTTTTAGTACTTTTAATTTTCAAAAAAATCACCCTCAAATATAATCCATAATTTGAATAATGGACTATCATATATATTATTATTATATTTAAATTAAGGTAATATTTAAACTTAATTAATATATAGTAGTTTTTACAAAAAAATAACGTGGAGACAAATAAATGGCCATTGATATTCAAATATTACTAATTGCATGTGTTACAACACTATACTTTATACTCCCATCATACTTTTCAAATGGTGCTGGACTACTGTTCGGTGGAGGAGTACCTGTAGATTTTGGAAAATCTGATAAAAATGGTATTCGTTGGATTGGAGATGGAGTAACATGGAGAGGATTAATTGCAGGAACAGTTATTGGGATTATAACTGGAATTATTCAAGGATATCTTGCACCATACATAATTTCTACATATGGACAAGTAATAATAACTCCCATTGTAACAGACATTCCGAATGGAATATTAATAGGTTTTTTACTTGGTTTTGGAGCACTTCTTGGTGATGCATTAGGAAGTTTCTTAAAAAGAAGAATTGGAATTGGCCGTGGAAAACCTGCTCCTATTTTAGATCAATTAGACTTCCTAATAATTGCATTAGTTTTAGTTTCATTGGTTGTAAAAATCAATTTATTATTTATTGCAATCGCTATAGTATTAACATTAGTTATTCATTTAATAGCAAATACTGGTGCTTATTTACTTGGTCTAAAAGATGTCTGGTACTAATTTTAAAAAAAAGAGATTAAAAGATGGAAATCTTTTAATTTAAATACTTATTCATCATTACACTAGTTCCAACAGCTGGTGCAACAACACATTCTTCATCAGTTAATATATCACCCATAGATTTAACTTCCAAACCTAAGAGTTCAGCTGCTTTTTTATCTAGAATATCTTTTCCAAGACCAGTTGTAACGATTAAATCTAATTTTTGAGTTTCAACAACTTGTTTTAATCCGTCAGCAATTTGTTCAACTTGTTTTTGATGGATAAATTTAGACATTTCAATAATTTCATCCATTGTCAACATTTCCAAATCAGCACATACTACACGAGCTATTCTTTTAGCACAGTCTATTTTTGATTTGCTTTCACCGTCAAAAGTATCGCAGACATAGTCTTCTTCAGTGATTAAGTCCAAAACTGTATAAACATCTGCAGTCTGTGCAAATAATTCACTAGCTACACGATATTCTTTTCCATTTAATTCCACATTATCAAGGAAACTTGCAAGGTTTGTTCTTAAAGTACCAGTATATACCAATTCACCAGTAGCAGACCTATCAAAGTCAGATTTACCTATTGCACATTCTTTTCCATCCTTGATTGGAATAATATCAGTTGTGGTACTTCCAGTATCAATGAATATACAGTTATCAGAAATCAATGTTGCAATTTGAGCTGTAGCAATCCAATTAGCAGCAGCAGCTTTAAGAGGAGTTTTTTCAATTTCTTCTTTAGACAACATCCCATCAATACCAACATAAGCTATTGGACAATCAAAGGTTTCTTCACATTTTTTAACTACATCCAAGACTCCATCTTTTTTAGTGTCATAAGCATCAACAAGTTCTGCAGTCATTGAAATACCTACAGCATCAATTTCAGACACTGGGCAGATTTTTTCAATCAACTCAATTAAAACTCTTGATAAATCATCATTATTACTCCACATTGGGAGGTATGCAAAATCAACTTCAATATTTTTAATATCTTCTCCATCAAAGTCAATGATTGCCAAATCAGTGTTTGCTCCACCAATATCAAATCCTGCTACTTTCATAATTATAGTCTCCTAATTTCTAATGAATCTCCAGATTTCTTAAATTCAATTTCACCATCTAATGAAACATCCAATTCATCAATATTAACATTACCATCCACTAAGTCAATAATTGTTTTTCCAATGTTGAAATTAGCAATTTTGCTTAATCCAACATAAGGTGTTGTAAATCTGGAGTTTATTTCTAATAAATAAACTGAATAAACATCTTTTTCATCAGCATTGATTAACATATCAACACCAACAAAACCTTTCATACCTTCAATTGCTTCAACAGCATTTTTTGCAATTTCAAAAGCCTCTTCTTTAAATTCACTTTCAAAAGGTAATTTACCTCCGAGATATGTTCCTTTATCATCTTTTAATTCAACATATTGTCTGTTTAGACTTATCGGAATAGCTTTTTTACCATCGGAAATTAAACTGACACTAATATCAGTTCCTTCGATAAATTCTTGAACAAGAACACGTGAACCCGGCTTGAATATTTTATCCAAATCCAAAGTCAAATCTTCGATTTTTTCTATTACAACAATATCTTCACAGTCTACACCCATTAATGGCTTAATAATTAATTTAAGTGGAGTTAATGGATCTGCAGACTGCCATTTTTCATGCAAGTTTTCAATTGCCCTTTTCCAATACCCTTTTGAATCTATTTTAAATCTAAATGATCTTGGTTGAGGAATTTCCATTGGTAATGATTCATAAGTTTCATACTTATCAGATGCCTTAAGACAAGCTTCAGCTGAAGAATTGTATATTTTCACATCATTTTCTTCTAGAATTTTAGCAATGTTGTATAAATTATTATTGTTTTCTGCAGAGATGAAAATAGCACTATTAAATTTATCTGCATTCACTTCAAGCCAAGAAACTACATCCTGATTAATTAAAATTGGATTAACATTATCATACCTTTTTATGATGTCACTGTATGAGTCATTGATGACCAAATCCACATTATACTCCTTCAAATCATCTAAAAGTGCAAATATTAATGCTTCAGCTTCTGAAATAATACATTTATCTTTTTCACCAGAAGCAGTGAAATATTCAAATACTAAAATTGAATCATTCTCTTTTGTCATAACTAACCACCATACCATTTAAATTTAAATCATCTGTAGGGAACCTCATATTTTCCCCATCAAAGACCATATGAACAAGTGCATCTTCCATACCTTCAAATTCACTAACAGAAATATCATCAGTTACTGTTTTCATTTTTCTTGAAAATGAAGTCATTATGTCTTCTGGTGCTTCAATATCCAATAATCCTTTATTATAATATTCTTCTATTGCATCAACAGTTAATTTTGCAGAATCTCCATCACCATATGGATTAACTGCATTTTTCATTTTATCTGCAAAATCTTTATCATCCAAAATTTTACGTGCATTTTCCAAGATTGCATCTTTATTAGATCCAACAAGAATGTTACCACCAGCAGTTACAGTTTCTGGTCTTTCAGTATTATACCTTAAAGTCAATGCAGGAACACTCAATGTTATTGCCTCTTCCTGGAGACCTCCAGAATCAGTTAAAATTAAAGTTGATGCAGAAGTCAATTGCAAGAAATCCAAGTATCCTAATGGTTTTATAATATGAACATGTTCCAGATTATTTAATTCATCGAATAACTCGAATTTTTCAAGCATGTTTTTAGTTCTTGGATGAATAGGGAAAATAATATTCATATCATCCAATTCTTTTAATGCTTCGATGATACTTACAACTCTTTCCTTAACATCAACATTTTCTGCTCGATGCATTGTTAAAGTCAGAATATTTTCCATTGTTTCAATGTTTAAAGTTTTAAGAGTTTCTTCTTCAATTCCTCTTTTTTTGGCAATTTCCAAATGTCTAAAACAAGCATCAACAACGGTGTTTCCTGTGACAAATAGGTTTTTTCTTGAATATCCTTCAGCTAAAAGATTAATAGCTGATTCAATAGTTGGTATAAAATACATTGTCGAACATACATCCGCAGCCCTACGATTTACCTCTTCAGGCATTGTCATATCAAATGACCTGAGTCCTGCCTCAACATGACCTATTGCAATGTGTAATTTGGATGCAACAAGAGCACCCGCTAAAACAGCATTAGTATCTCCTTGAACTAATACAATATCTGGTTTTTCATCAAGAAGAACTTCTTCAATGCCTTTCATCATCAAACCAGTTTGTTTTCCATGTGTTCCAGAACCTACATGAATATTATAATCCGGAGTCTGAATATCCAAATCTTTAAAAAATGTATCAGACATCTCCTTATCATAATGTTGACCAGTATGCAAAACAATTTGATCAATATCCCTTTTGGATATCTCATCAATGATAGGAGCCATTTTAATAATTTCAGGCCTAGTTCCCAAAATAGTTGCTATTTTCATAATATTATTATATTTACATATAATCATTAAAAATTCTTTTTAATTTTTAAGATAATACATCACATTATAAAATTTTGATTATGAAAATTTTATGATAACTATTCCAAATTATGCAAATCCTGCAAACTTTTTATCATGGATTCTCTGATTGCATATCTTTTTTGTAAATCTGCTAAAGAATCTGCCAAATCACGCCTAAATCTCTCACAGGCATAATCATCATATCTGAATTTGATTCCATCATATTGAATATCCATTAAAATTAAATATTCCGCTTCCATGACTTTAATATTGGCTCTTGGTTCCCCTTCAACAGGATCCAACAATCTTTCAACTTCATCCAAATCCATTTTGCCAACAGCAACATCAACAAAAACCCTCATCATTTTCCTTACCATATTCCATAGGAATGATTCCCCATAGATATCAACAAAGATTGGAGATATTGTTTCATGAAGATTCGGGAATTCTTTTTTGTGATAATCATCCAAATCAACTTTATTGATTTTAATATCTGCAATAGTTCTGGTAGTTGTTTTTTGGAACCTTTTTGTAAAATTAGTAAAGTTATGAGTTCCTTTAAAGACTTCAGCACATTCTCTTAGTTTATCAATATCCAAATCCTGGAATAAAGTATATCTGTATTGTCTCATTTGTGCATATCTTGGCTTGAATGCATAACGTACAGGAGCCATTGCAAGAATCTGAATATCATCAGGGAGAGAATTATTAATTTCATTTACCCTGACGTCCTTTTCAGACTGGAAACTAATTACATTACCCAAACTGTGAACACCCGCATCAGTCCTACCCGCTATTCTAAATCTGGACTTTTTCAAGTCATCAATGTAATTTAATTTACGTAAATGGTAAATTAATTCCTCTTCAACAGTTCTCAAATCGGGTTGACGTTGAAAACCATGAAAATTAGTTCCAATATATCCAATTTTTAGTGCTGTTCTTTTCATCAATATAATATTTTACACAATATAAAATAAATTTTTAGGAATTTAATCAAAAAAATATGACACAACCAATATATAATATAAAACAACAATTATCCATATGGATTTAACTCAAGAACTAAACGAATTTTTACTTAGAAATGGAGCATGTGAAGTTGGCTTTGCAGACATCACCAATTTTACAACAAAAGAGGGGTTGGACACCGGAATCGTTTTTTACATAACTTATCCAAAGAAAATCATTAAAAACATGCAGAATGCCCCAACATTAGATTATTTAAACGAATACAACAATATAAATTCAAAATTAGACGAATTAAGCATTAAATGTGAAGAATTCATAATTAAAAAAGGTCATAATGCATATGCGCAGACAAGAGAAAGACTTGGAACTGACTTTGGTGACAACAATTCATTTGAACTGCCACACAAAACAATCGCAACACGCGCAGGACTTGGATGGATAGGAAAATCAGCATTATTCATTACAAAGAATCATGGATGTGCTTTAAGATTGTCTTCAGTTTTGACTGATGCACCATTAGAGATAGGAGAACCAATACTTGAATCAAAATGTGGAAAATGTACTGATTGTATGGATGCATGTCTTGGTGGAGCAATAAGTGGAATAGAATGGAACTGCAATCTCAAAAGAAATGACTTTTATGATGATAAAAAATGCGAGAAATATGCACTTAAAGTGTCAAAAGAAAATTT
The Methanobrevibacter sp. genome window above contains:
- a CDS encoding H4MPT-linked C1 transfer pathway protein — its product is MKVAGFDIGGANTDLAIIDFDGEDIKNIEVDFAYLPMWSNNDDLSRVLIELIEKICPVSEIDAVGISMTAELVDAYDTKKDGVLDVVKKCEETFDCPIAYVGIDGMLSKEEIEKTPLKAAAANWIATAQIATLISDNCIFIDTGSTTTDIIPIKDGKECAIGKSDFDRSATGELVYTGTLRTNLASFLDNVELNGKEYRVASELFAQTADVYTVLDLITEEDYVCDTFDGESKSKIDCAKRIARVVCADLEMLTMDEIIEMSKFIHQKQVEQIADGLKQVVETQKLDLIVTTGLGKDILDKKAAELLGLEVKSMGDILTDEECVVAPAVGTSVMMNKYLN
- a CDS encoding CDP-2,3-bis-(O-geranylgeranyl)-sn-glycerol synthase; translation: MAIDIQILLIACVTTLYFILPSYFSNGAGLLFGGGVPVDFGKSDKNGIRWIGDGVTWRGLIAGTVIGIITGIIQGYLAPYIISTYGQVIITPIVTDIPNGILIGFLLGFGALLGDALGSFLKRRIGIGRGKPAPILDQLDFLIIALVLVSLVVKINLLFIAIAIVLTLVIHLIANTGAYLLGLKDVWY
- the wecB gene encoding UDP-N-acetylglucosamine 2-epimerase (non-hydrolyzing) gives rise to the protein MKIATILGTRPEIIKMAPIIDEISKRDIDQIVLHTGQHYDKEMSDTFFKDLDIQTPDYNIHVGSGTHGKQTGLMMKGIEEVLLDEKPDIVLVQGDTNAVLAGALVASKLHIAIGHVEAGLRSFDMTMPEEVNRRAADVCSTMYFIPTIESAINLLAEGYSRKNLFVTGNTVVDACFRHLEIAKKRGIEEETLKTLNIETMENILTLTMHRAENVDVKERVVSIIEALKELDDMNIIFPIHPRTKNMLEKFELFDELNNLEHVHIIKPLGYLDFLQLTSASTLILTDSGGLQEEAITLSVPALTLRYNTERPETVTAGGNILVGSNKDAILENARKILDDKDFADKMKNAVNPYGDGDSAKLTVDAIEEYYNKGLLDIEAPEDIMTSFSRKMKTVTDDISVSEFEGMEDALVHMVFDGENMRFPTDDLNLNGMVVSYDKRE
- the truA gene encoding tRNA pseudouridine(38-40) synthase TruA; this translates as MKRTALKIGYIGTNFHGFQRQPDLRTVEEELIYHLRKLNYIDDLKKSRFRIAGRTDAGVHSLGNVISFQSEKDVRVNEINNSLPDDIQILAMAPVRYAFKPRYAQMRQYRYTLFQDLDIDKLRECAEVFKGTHNFTNFTKRFQKTTTRTIADIKINKVDLDDYHKKEFPNLHETISPIFVDIYGESFLWNMVRKMMRVFVDVAVGKMDLDEVERLLDPVEGEPRANIKVMEAEYLILMDIQYDGIKFRYDDYACERFRRDLADSLADLQKRYAIRESMIKSLQDLHNLE
- a CDS encoding ATP-grasp domain-containing protein, which gives rise to MTKENDSILVFEYFTASGEKDKCIISEAEALIFALLDDLKEYNVDLVINDSYSDIIKRYDNVNPILINQDVVSWLEVNADKFNSAIFISAENNNNLYNIAKILEENDVKIYNSSAEACLKASDKYETYESLPMEIPQPRSFRFKIDSKGYWKRAIENLHEKWQSADPLTPLKLIIKPLMGVDCEDIVVIEKIEDLTLDLDKIFKPGSRVLVQEFIEGTDISVSLISDGKKAIPISLNRQYVELKDDKGTYLGGKLPFESEFKEEAFEIAKNAVEAIEGMKGFVGVDMLINADEKDVYSVYLLEINSRFTTPYVGLSKIANFNIGKTIIDLVDGNVNIDELDVSLDGEIEFKKSGDSLEIRRL
- a CDS encoding radical SAM protein, with product MIVHYSNYGLYLRVIFLKIKSTKSLCPVCNKPLDAEVYEEDGKVFIKKTCDEHGEFINTYWGNDELYHRADNYVAAVSSVENPCVEDTASCPSNCGLCSKHESSTVLGLIDVTNRCNLRCPVCFANAAVAGYLFEPTQDEIRQMLKNLRNLKPNPTPAIQYAGGEPTVRKDIVELVAMAKEEGFTHVQIATNGIRLAKRENLAKDLKAAGLNTVYLAFDGVTPEPYINNRGKDLLPFKLEAIENCRKAGLGIVLVPTLIKGINDHQIGDIIKFAFDNNDIIYGVNFQPVSFSGRTPADQVEAQRITIPDFVNIIEEQTKGQVKTNDFYPPSAVEPIARFISALDGEDKPSVNLNCHQHCGVGTYVFREKTEGPGRDNLIPITNFIDVEELFKKLDEYADKLIEGKFGARQKVIASMTKNLPKLIHPSKTPDYLDIKKIFVDVFTRRSYSALGDFSKDAMLISCMHFMDPFNFDEDRVKKCVIHYATPDGRIIPFCTMNSMYRQDVEQKFAKPLKQKKE
- the hacB gene encoding homoaconitase small subunit → MDIIKGKTWTFGENIDTDVIIPGRYLRTFNPQDLADHVLEGERPDFTANVQKGDIIVADENFGCGSSREQAPVAIKTAGVSAIVAKSFARIFYRNAINIGLPVIVSDIEAKDGDIISIDLSEGTLVNETTGDSETFEPFKEFMLSILEDGGLVNHYLNETD